gataaacagagctgcgtttcctcatactcatgaccggaaaaggcgactgtgtcataataaaagtcccgctgctcgtgaggcgtgtgttgatcaatcgctccagctcctcgttcagctccacaacactcgctcctgctctgattcacactacagtaacgttaataatcacatccatgaacatgatttcttcccgagtccaatcccgattgtttccaccggctgtgatgtgaagatcacatgtcccaagattccacgctcggaaacttggcgtcatcaagctacgcctttgttttgaataggcctctagcggacagaattcttacatactgcacctttaatgagaaaattattaaaatgttcttagaacatatttttgttcacccaatcaacattgaactgatctgaataatgactttattgtgtttttagagCTTCTTTTCAgctgaatttgaatttgtctcatGTTTTGCTtcattgattctgttattttcctgtttatttcagtgaagctgctttgaaacgatctGTACTGTATGAAGCGCTgtagaaataaagctgacttgATTTGGATCTGTGCATGTTCAGGACTCATTTTCAGTCGAGCAGCTCAGCAGGCGTCAGTAGATGTTGTTCTTGTTGCTTTGGCACCTAAAAGGCTTTAGCTGTATTTTCCCTGTGATGTAatatcatacacacacacacacacacacacacacacacacacacacatagactgACATCAGCACACAAACTCGCTCAAACACGGACCTGCACCACCCTGACCCCTCTCTGATCTCCAGTGTTTTGGTTACAGAGTGTTTTCACTGGACACACACGTTAGCGGTCAgacatcaaacacacacacacacacacacacacactgatctcaTGATGCACGTTTAATTCAGTGGCGTTCATCATCTCGCAAATACagttgtttttgcattttaacCTTATTTTGTCTGAAAACCTTTGCACTTTTATCAGTCTGTTCAAAAGATTcaataaagagatcataaatgAAATCACAGCTGACATCACTTTCTGTTCATTCGTCACTGGAAATGGAAGGTGAAGTCGAGCACGTGACATTATTTCTGTaatgctttatacaatacagatcgATTCAAAGCAGGATGCAGgagtggttgattatgatttgacttttttaactttagttagtgtgtaatgttccTGTTTGCATCTGTAAAGTTACGACGcttaaagttcaatgcaaagggagattttttcttttacagaattctGTTTAAGTACttcaacaaacagctggtagggactacaacgagcttcttcctgggttgatgacatcactaaccctaaaatttacataaaccccgcccccgagaacacataacaaagggggcggggccatgtcgggctgctttagagaagaggaagagttgttgtagtcgagtgttgttgacatgccgtcattttacgccggactgcttcacaaacgagggtcaattcaacacaaaagatgaacatgacgacacatgctagtggatgagttgaatcaactccacagcaactacatcaatttatccactaaccattcagaaacgtccagtttcattctaaaagttgtaacttcttcctgagtctctccatcagtgtcgactccggtttgaacaaagtaaggctgaacaccgttactgacaatcctcattttggctgcatgagattctccagctttgttgttgttgagctgttaaagctccgccctcttctggaaagggggcgggagcagcagctcatttgcatttaaagggacacacacaaaaatggcgtgtttttgctcacacccaaataggggcaaatttgacaagctataataaatgatctgtgggggattttgagctgaaacttcacacacacattctggagacaccagagactgatattacatcttgtgaaaggagcattttaggtcccctttaagattgaaccactgcagtcactttgactattttattatgtttttactacttttctggaccttgaatgatggtaatttcattgctttctataaaaaaaactcttggatttcaccaaaatatcttaatttgtgttctttagatgaacgaaggtcttacgggtgtgggacgacatgagggagagtaattaatgacagaaatttcatttttgggtgaactaatcctttaacaaccTTAAATTCCATTCTTTTTTCCAAGATTTCAGGATTATTGTTGATGTTTTCagaaacacaaaaatgtgtgaaCTCTCAGCCACATTACAGTCATTTCAGTCATTCTTCACATCACATTTCTCTCGTGTTTGTCCTGTTTCAACACGCCACAGGTTGTTCAGTTATTATACGTCTGCAGCTTTCTGTTACAAGCATGTTTCACTTGTTACAAGTTGActtgtttataataaataataaataatcatatatatatatatgattatttattatttattataaacaagTCAactctatatttatttatttattttttgcatttattaaaaaagaagtTGCTGCAGATGTTTTGCTCCAAGTTTTTCACGGTGATGCCATAGAAAGAACCTTTTAGtgatcagttcttaaaagaaccattttttcttagtgtgaagaacattttaaaaatctaaagaactATAAAGAAGCTTTAGTGCAGTGGAAAGAGtccatggatgttaaatgttcttcatggaaccatcgatGCCAATAAAAGCTCTATTCTGAAGAGTGCAGAGGTGGATGTGTGTGTTTAGTTTCTGCCGCCCATCCGCTGGCACAATCGGACCTGTCAGATTTACTaatgtgtgtctgtttgtttcTCGGCGGGTTCACGGCCAGTTTTTTCGGTTTTCTGAGCTTCAGGAAATCTGGTCAGCTTTCAGGCTCTTCCTGTGACTGTGTTCGCTACAATCAGCCGCCCAGAATGTTCCATGTTTTGTGTGATTTATAGACTGAGATCTGGCTCAACATGAGATGCAATAAAGCCATTTGTCACAGAGATATAGCGTCCGTTTCCGCAGCTGCAAGAGCTCAaagtgaatccatgataaaCATACTTCACATCACAATCTCTCTCTGTGTTAATATGAGCGGACGTGTTAGTAGTTCATGAGACTGAAAACACatgaataaattttttttttttttataaattatatatttatttttatttattcttttttaaattatttattttaattgtatttgtttAGGATTTCATTTATTAGCTTGTCATCGACCCCAGCTGTTGACTGGATGTGGATTATGATTGTGGATTATCCTTTTAATCAATACTGTGTTTCGGAGCATTGAAGAAGCGGGGAAGACTTAGTCATCTGAAGCAAGGTAACAGACCCCTCGAGGACCACACCCGAGATTTCCTAGACCTTGCATATCTCACAGACTTTCCTGATTTTGCCCTCATTGACTTTTATTGTTACGGACTTTAATGATCAGTTTCAATCTAAGCCCATCCATGATGGTCCGCGAGGATCATTGATGGAATTCTTGGACTGTGTGCTGTTGTTGAGTGGATACTTCTTCACTGTTGGGGAAGTAGAGGGGGATGTTTCccttaaatatcttttttgagGCGGGCGCCATGCATCAAGCCATCGGAGCTTGGCCCACCACAGTCACCAGCATGTCCAATTAAGATGATCGCTAGTCCAGTACTTTCAGTACCTTCCAGTCCGGTTGTTCCCACACCACAGCCTGTTCGCAACAGGGCCGCCACACCAGAGTCTTCAGCCGTCATGGACGCCACGTCAGTGTTCCCGGTCGTCATGAACATTGCACATGAAGCCATTAAGGCAGACCCTAGGCATTTGAGACTGGCTTCAAGTCTGGAGGACACACCGCTAATTTCAGTGCGAGAAGCTGGAATCTCTGCAATGGTATCAAGTCTGTGGTCCCATTGTCGGTTGCACTCCCGGTTACGGCAATGGCCAGCCCGTGAGTCTGCTTCAGCCCATGAGTCCACCCCAGAGCCCACATCAACCCATGAGTCCACCCCAGGGCCCACTAAAGCCcacgagtccgctccagcccatgTATCCACTCCAGCAcatgagtccactccagagcccacaTCAACCCACGAGTCCACCCCAGAGCCCACTAAAGCCcacgagtccgctccagcccatgagttcGCTCCAAAACCTGCTCCAGAACTCACTCCAGCCCATGAGTCCACCCCAGAGCCCACATCAACCGATGAGTCCACCCCAGAGCCCACTACAGCCCACGATtccgctccagcccatgaatccactccagcccatgagtccactccagagcctgccTCAGCTTAGTTGTCATCGGCTCCGCCTGCTCCACTGTGGTGGTCTGCGCTGTTGTGGTGGTCCACAACAGTCCACTCCAACCCATgggtccactccagagcccgcctcAGGTCATGAGACCGCTCCAACCCATGAGACCGTTCCagaacccgctccagcccgtgagtccactccagagcccgtttTAACccatgagtccactccagagcctgcttCAGCCCATGAGTCTATTCCAGAacccgctccagcccatgagtccactccagagcctgtTTTAACccatgagtccactccagaaccTGCTTCAGCCCATgggtccactccagagcccgctccagcccatgagtccactccagaaccCTCTCCTGCCCCAGAGCCCAGTCCTGTGACCTGCGAACTTCCTGTCTGTTCTGACATGACCACTGAGGTTGTCCCCAAGTTTCCAGTCTACCCTGATGTGAACACTGTGGTCGTTCCTGAGCTGCCTGTCTGCCTCGACGTGGCCACAGAGGTTGTTAATGAACTTTCTTCCAGGACTGAGATGACCCAAGAGGTCAACCTTGAACACCCTGCTGGTCCTGTTATGATCATTGAGGACACCCTTGAGCTCACTGTTGGGTTTTACATGGTGCCTGAGGCCAACACGAACCTCTTTGTGCTTTATGTTTCAGTTTTGATCAGCTGTGGTGGTCTTCAGTTCCACCAGACTCCGCCTTAGTTGTCATCGGCTCCGCCTGCTCTGTTGTGGTGGTCCTCTGCTCCACCGTGGAGATCTTCAGTCCTGTCAACTCTGCTGTGGGGGTCTCTAGCATTGCTGAGGTGGTCTTCTGCTCAGCCTGCTCCACCCTGGCCTCCTGCACTACCTCTGTCTCtagtctgtttgtttgtgtatgtCCTTTTGCCTGGATGTGGATTACGCTTGTGGATTAcccttttaataaatattatgtttGGATCCTCAACCTTTGTGTCTCAGAGCAGTACAGGACAattgattgtttgttttaaattatgcgtttcatttcactttaatttcaaatagaaattaaaatctttttaatacgtgttttattttgatttgattttaaaattgtttattttaattttacattttcagaattTAATTTATCATTAGGTTGTCAGTTTGTGAATGAAACACTAAATCATCATGTGTGTGATTATGTCTTAGTCACACACGGGTGGTTGTAGTAATTGCACAACGCAGGAGAATCCAAACAAGCACTTCTTTATTAATCCACAGGCGAAAACTAACACACAACCACATGAAATTAAGACGATACCGGACAATGAAACGATGAATCcaagggcttaaatacacagggagACACAATGATTGACAGGTGAACATAATAATCAGTAACCTAAGGAACAAACGGGACTAATCAGGACTAAACTGAACCaccagaaacacacacatagGAACAAAAAGACAACTAAACTAaacataatgaaataaaaacagagtGTATTTCTCCATATGAAAAGTGTAAAGTTCAATGTCCAAGaacaaatatttattgaacaagaTACAAATCTGATTCAAAACTACTTTCtctgtgttttgcaaaactttgaCCTTCATCGAGAAGAAACTCTAGCAAAcaaagcttttataaacgtatgCATATGTACAATGTTACAAACGATTCAAACATTGAAAATGGAGGAGCTGTGAGTTTACTGACAATCTTTCAGATGATTGTTCAACATGATTCAGAAATACTGCAGATTTACAGCAGAACAAAGTTCAGTGACgagaacaaacacacatttgaaaaagaaacattCTTTTGATGGGTTTGAGCCTGGTGACTTCAGTGATACtgtatgaaaataaatgtgtgtgtttgtgtttatcaTTTACTGCTTTATGGTTACAAGCACTAAAACCAAAGACCTGCGTGTCCAACAGCGCTTGACAGCGTTTCATTCAGTCGCTGCGTTCTGCGATCACTTACGCAACCAGATTAATGTGTGTGTCAGTCGGTTTAGGTGGTTATTTCCTGTGAATCTGTGAGGATCGTCTGTTTACTCACTGGAGGAAATAAGGTGCAGTGAGGTGATTAATAACAGGCTTTATGGCTGCGGTGTGACTCCATCACAGGGTTGTTCATTAATGTTTGATAGTGGAGCTGATCTGACTGAACATGAACGACAGAACTGGAAACACCACAGATTGAGTAAAACCAGCATCTGTAACATGACTGTAAAACTAATATGACTTCACTGGTATAATTATGAGgatataaaggtatgaagttatgaacaaacgttcttccataGAACGTtcatctggtctttaataatgttctcaaaatgttagcgCAAAAACAATCattcatggaatgttttttcactgaaatgttttagctggacgtttttaaaatgtttctgaaCGTTCAGACAACATGCAAAAGCAACATTCCCATCAATTTTTCACAAAGATAAACTGAAATGTTCCCTTAACATTTGCATAACcgagaaaaaatgttttaaaaacactttttaacaAACTGAACGTTTCATAACGTCATCAGAACGTTAGAAAAACgtttttagaacatttttttttagctggGCAGCTCTAATCTGCtgattataaacattaacatcatgattttTAGTAAAGTTGCTTTGAAACCATGTATAAATGTGAAAAGCGTTATGTGtgataaaatgtgttttcatgAAGCCCTGGTGGGCGGGACGCGATGATGTCATCGGAACGGGGCGTGGCTGTGGCGGTGACGTCAGCGCGGGGCGCGGCGGCTTTATGTGGGGAAGACTTGTGCAGGACCTTCAGAGCGCGCGTGCACGTGAGCGTGTGAGAAACTTTCgctgttgtttgtgtttgtgtgtgtgagtgtgtgtgactCTCCGGATGATTCCTCTTCATAAAAAGTTTTTCCTCATGGATCCGATCGCCAGGTAAGACTGTTGAAGTATTGATCATGATGATTAGAACAGATGAACCACGAGATGATCTTTAAATGATTCGTTTCCTTGTTATTGTGTGATTATTATCTTTTAATGAGCATCACAGAAATGGGGTAAATAAAATGCAGTTCAGCTTAATAATGTCTCAGAAATGGTTATCTGAGAGCGTCATtcctttatttcttctgtagaaagacaaacggatatagtgatgaaagccagaATATTAAATTGCCATGAtgaatatttactgagtaatccacagtttattttttatctgaGATTTAAAGCCAAATTGCAGGTGGGAGAAAATGAGTTCAGAAAGATGCAATCATGGAAACATCATTACTTTATTTTCACAGAGATTGGGAGGTTTATTAGTAAATTCAGTTGACTTTAATCATCAATCCTTGTTGCATTATATGCCAGTGGAGACAGTTCACTTCTCCTGGCACTCCTAGAGTAATTAAGATATCTCAGTATGTTTAGAtattctggttcttaacaaacttttcttttggtgTCTTCAGTTTAAAGGCCCTGCATGGTTCAGTtccagagatatggagatcttaatgaGTGAATTgttcacattttcagtggtcaaaaaccaaatgagGGTCACTTTTCAAACAGCTCAtacttattttcttttaaagaggaattatttatttctatcaAAACTACTGTATAGAATATTCCTGTCTGAGTTTTTCCAGGGTTTTCATGCTGATAACTCTAGAAgaagacttgggtaaagttggttttatattggCACATTCGGACtgctgataaattcagactttccaataaatgtgcaataaattaatgtttgcgaattttaagcagcgacatgatattgacaaccaacgattgtcaacttacaacatttttcacagtcgatcaaaataggcaagtattgttttaatggcatatttacttgtgaatgtccactgaatgtccaatgtagtgtgattaacaaggctattgaatactgATGTCccaatgtgcgaatataaaaccaactttaccgaagtgctAATTAGCTGGTGCAATACTTTTATGTCACTTATGTATTTCAAAACTGTACTTCTACAAATCTCTGGAAGGAAGTTAATGTGCCTCAGCTTGGCCATTTCAGTGTATACTTTGTactgaaatattgttaaaattggtTTCAATGCAAATGTTTTGATAGAAGGAAAGAAGAtgcatttctagtttcaacattatttgttcttcagatacccctctttaaaagaaaaagtatCAGTTGTTTgaaaagtgacccacatttggttttttaCCGCTGAAAATATTCATGcatattcatttctttatttaaccaggTTAAAAAAACTAATTGAGATTAAAATCTCTTTTACAAGACTGATGTAATACAagatataatgaaacaaagattgataaagtcaacagattttactactGGAtttaccaatctctgtgtaaaaataaaataatgatgctgccatctttctgaagtcatttaatttggctccaaatctcattCTGACCCTCCTCTACAAAACTCAGTAAATATGCATGTGCAACAtttaatatttccaaaatttgCTTGATTTGACACAGAATGACGCATACAAAGTTGGAACTTTGGTAAATCTTACTTATGACACATGAAAAGTCAAAAGTATTGTATACCAAGTGAGACTAAAAGTTGAAActatgagataaaatgttgatattatttctttctatATATTACTTGTGACTTTTTGTGATACTTTtgacacaattttgactttatctcattaatatattttacaaaatcatGATTTTGGGCTTCCATAATGATATCTTGAGTCGATGAGTCTTGACTGACGGGCTTTCATTAGGTTGTATATGATGATTTCATAAAATTCATAATTCCTACAATCATGAGTTCGACTTGAGTGCTTTT
This DNA window, taken from Megalobrama amblycephala isolate DHTTF-2021 linkage group LG4, ASM1881202v1, whole genome shotgun sequence, encodes the following:
- the LOC125267175 gene encoding vegetative cell wall protein gp1-like; this encodes MSPPQSPHQPMSPPQGPLKPTSPLQPMYPLQHMSPLQSPHQPTSPPQSPLKPTSPLQPMSSLQNLLQNSLQPMSPPQSPHQPMSPPQSPLQPTIPLQPMNPLQPMSPLQSLPQLSCHRLRLLHCGGLRCCGGPQQSTPTHGSTPEPASGHETAPTHETVPEPAPARESTPEPVLTHESTPEPASAHESIPEPAPAHESTPEPVLTHESTPEPASAHGSTPEPAPAHESTPEPSPAPEPSPVTCELPVCSDMTTEVVPKFPVYPDVNTVVVPELPVCLDVATEVVNELSSRTEMTQEVNLEHPAGPVMIIEDTLELTVGFYMVPEANTNLFVLYVSVLISCGGLQFHQTPP